The Methanobrevibacter millerae genome includes the window ACATCATAAAACATGGTTTTATCTGTTTAATCATACCTCCTGCTTTTTCGAGTAATTTTCTTACCGGCAAGTGTCCACTTTTTCTTGTAAATTCCCCTGCAAGTACTTTTGCCTGAGGATTTTCAGTAGCACCAAATATCTGCGGAATATTCTGATTTAACTTATGGAAAATTCTTTTACGATTTAAAATTAATATTTTCTTATCCAAATCCTTAAATTCCCTTATCCTGTTTTCATGAAGTTCACCAATGAATGTAGCCAATTCCTGATTTTCTACAAAAAGAATATTTAAAAGAGAATCAGCGAAGTTTCCTTCCACTAAAGATTTAATATCGTCCTTTTTAATATTTCTTTTCTCGATTGAATCAACAAAAGAATCGGCAATTGTTCCTTTAAGGGAATTTTTAGTGTTCAGATATTGAGACCATAAATGAAGACTTGAAAGCTGACCTCTCCAGTTGTATAACTGTGATTGCCAGTCTTCAAAATCAACATCATTAGCACCTTTTTTAAATATTAATTTACTTCTAGGATTTAATTTTGATTTTAATTTATCCAAATCACTGCTAAATTGCTTTCCAGAGTCTATATAGTCAACCAAATCCCTTTCAGGATTAATGTCAAATAAATCTTTAGATAGAATGTCAATAGTGTTCTGTGAAAAAATTCCTTCTCTTGTAAGTGCAGTGAACTGTGTCATCCACTGAGCGATAGCTTTTAAATCATTAATATCTGCATTTAAATACCAATATCCACCATAATACTGTTTGGCTAATGCTTCATTAGCTTCTAAATTCTTTTTAAGTTTTATAGCAACTTTAGCTTTGCTTAAATCATCAATAATTGTATTGATATCATCCTGAACAGGATAATTATAATATCTCTCGACTAGCTCCAAATGCTGATTTCCTTTAAAGAAACGGAATTTTTTATGAGACAATTCGTTTAATTCATAAATTATTCTGTCAATATTTGCATGATAAATACTTGGATTAAACTTATTTAATACATCAGCAACCTTTTGATATTTAGCTAATTCCTGTATCAATCTGTAAGGATCATCATTGTTTTTATCCCATGCTCCTGATTTTAATATTTGAGCATCAATTAATTCTGAATTTTGAGTTTTAATTATGTCAAATGCTGAAAGTGACTTTTCAAATTCATTTAATGTATTTGGCTTTTTAATTCCATATATATCATATACCCTTCCACGTTCAATTAAAAATGCATCTAAAGATTTCAATGTATCATTTATCAGCATTTCTATTTCCCTTAAATCTGCGGGAAGCAAACTTTTTGGTGAACATTTGCTCCAAGGATTCTCCTTTGAAATAGTTTGATACAGTTCAGCCACACTTTCCAAAGCCAAAATAGTATCATCCAAATCTTTTAATGTTACTGATTCAGGACTATTAAATCTAACCAAAGGCATTATGCTTTGCTTGCGTGAAAAATGATCATCAGCAGCTTCTTTCATTCCATATAATTGAAATGCAGAGAAATTAACTGCAAATACAGGTTTATGAATAACACTAGCATAATCATCAAGTTGTCTTTTTAAGGTTTCTAACTTTCTAATTGTCTGGTCTATGTTTAATGTATCGACAGCTCTGACAGTGGTTGCTTTTTGCAGGTCTTTCAGGAATTTTTTACGTCTAGTTTTATGTGAATGCAATTCTAAAACAAATTTGCCCAAACCCACATTAGTCAATCTGTCCTTTACAACATCCAATGCCGCCATCTTTTCAGATACGAATAAAACTGATTTACCTTCTGCAAGCAGCTCCGCAATCAAATTTACAATTGTTTGTGATTTACCTGTTCCTGGTGGTCCTTCCACAACAAGATTTCTTCCAGCCTTTACATCCTGAATTGCGGCAATCTGTGATGAATCAGCATCTAAAACCTGATACATTGTCTGATAATCAAGTTGAGTGTCAATATCCTCTTCATTGAAAGCCTCCACATCATTTTTAGCTGGATTGAATATCGCTTGTATCAGTTCATTTTTAGTTAAATCCACATTATCTGCCCAACTATCAGGATTTAAATCATTATACATGACAAATTTTGTAAAACTAAAGAAACCTAAAGCAATTTTGTGATTAACTTTCCAATTTTCCATTTTCTGAACAGCATGCTTAACCTTTTCAATATAATGGTCTACAACTTCACCATATTTTTTAAATTCAAAATCTGGAAGTTCAATACCTCCTTCAAGGAGTTTTGCTTTAAGGGAAATGTTGGTTTGAATATCCTCCCCAGTCCATTCCAAGTTAAATGATTCACCCACCTTTTTCCTTTCCATGGAAACGGGAATTAAAACTAAAGGAGCCTGGTTGGTTTGTTTCGGTTTGGATTTATCAATCCACTCCAAAAATCCGACTGCAAGGTACAAAATATTATAACCCTGTTCCTGAAGCATTGTTTTAGCTTGGTTATTAATATAATACAGTCTTTTTTGAAGTTCGTTTGGAGTCAAGTCTATTTCTAACTTTTTATTTCCTTCAGAAAACTTGCTAAAATCAAATGGAATATGGTCCCAAACTGAAGATTTCTCCTCTTTTTTATCTTTCTTATTAGATACAAAATACATTTTATTTTCTTGTAAAACTAATGTTTGAAAGACATTAATTGGTGTTTGGTTATTAATAACAACAGTTTTAGCCCTAGATTTAAAATTAAGCAATTGATTTCTTAAAGTTAAATCTAATAACTCCTTACGTAAGTTTTTAAACTCCTTTTCGATTATATTAGTGGATGAATTGGATAACATGATGATCATTTATTTTAAAAAAATTCTTTCAATCATATATAATTATTAATATCGTAATTAATAAAGTTTACTTATTAACAAATATTGCTTTTAAATTTCTCAAAAAAGGAAAAATAGGATTATGAGATATTTTATAAAAAAATAAAAGATTTTAATAAGAGTTTTTTAATAATGATACAAATTTTAAAAATCAATAGTGACCTATTTTTTTAATTTTTTCACTTGCTATTCTTGAAGCGAAATCGCCTGATTGCATAATTGACTTAGATTTTAATCTCTGAGAGATATAAGCCGCCATATATGTGTCTCCACACCCTGTTGTATCAACCAGATTTTCACATTTTACGGCTTTAATTCTTATTTCATCTTCACCAATAATTCTTGATCCATTACTTCCATTAGTTATGACTATTTCATCCACATCTATGTTATCGCCAATAATGTTTTTTTCTGATTCATCCAAAAATATTAAATCCGCATTTGATAAAATATTATTCAAATCATCAAAGACATCTAATTTTATAGTGTAATTTCCATTTACTTCAACATCAGGAACTCTCAGAAATCCTTGCACCGATAAAAATATTGGAACATGAAAACCTTTTAGATATTCTATTGTTTCAGATGGAAAATCAAATCTGTTTAACGGATTTAACACAAATGCATCAATTTTTTCAGGCAATATATCTTCTAAATCATTAGGTAAAATTGGAATTTGAGCAAAATTACTCAATTGATTTCTAATATCCAAATTATCCTCAAAAGGATATTCATTTATAAAATAGTGAGTATTATCCTTTTTAATTAGATGAACTTTTGATATATCTGGAAAATCACCGATTAAACTTTCATCACAGCAGTTTACAAAAGCCATGTAATCATTGAAAAATTCTTCAAATACGAAACTTTGAAAGTAAGTCGCTCCACCAACCATGTTGGATTTTTCCTCACCGATAATAACCAAATCATTGGTCACTGGTCCGATAACAACTAGCGTCATGATAAAACTCTTAATCCAGTTCAATAGTGATATCCACTACATGATATTTATTTGAAATATCATAAATCTCTTTTTTTATATTTTCAACATTTTTTCCAAAGTCAACATCAACTTTAACAGTCATTACTGAGTCAATTCCGTCAAGTGACCATATATGGAAATCATCAAGTGCATTTACACCGTCAATTTCCAGAATCTGCTGTTTGAATTCTTCAACATCAAAGTTATCCGGTGTCTTTTGAAGCAATACTTCAAGTGATTTATATAATGTTCTACCCAAGTTAAAGATTAACCAAACTGCAATAGCTATTGATACGAAAGGATCCAAATAGGATATATCCTGCCAAAATATTAAAATTACACTTAAAATCAATATTGCAACCCACTCGAAGATATCTCCAAGCAGATGATAAAATATTGCCTTTTCATTAAATGTTTCACCGCCGTGAAGACGCCATACAGAAATTGTCTTGAATACCAAACCTATGATACCTATTATAAGCATTCCCTCAGCATCAACACCTTCCGGAGAAAATAACCTTGGAATAGCTTCTGAAAGTATGAAGAATGCCATTACAATAACAAATGTTGATGTTATGACTGCACCTAAAATAGAAAATCTTTGATATCCATAAGAAAATTTATCAGTAGCTCCTTTTTGGGCAACATGCTCTAAAATCCATGCAATCGCCATGGAAAAGGTATCTGACATATCATGAATACAGTCAGCTAAAATTGCCATACTGTTAGTTGCAAGACCACCTATAATCACTATAATATTGAATGTTAAATTCAATAAAAAAACAAATGCCAAGTTATCACTTGCTTTTTTGTGATGATGATGTGTATCTATTCTCATAGAATATTATATGATAATAATACAATAAAAAAGTTATTCAAAATTATAAAAAGAAAAAATAAAGTTAATTTTAAGTATTTAAAAAAATACTAAATTTTATATAATTTAAAAATAAAAAGATAATTAGTGATTAAAAATGGCGTTAACTGGAACAACAATATTTTCCCACATATTACCTGTATTTTTTGGATTTTTCGGAATATTATTAATATTATCCGGAATAATGGATGATAATAATCCTAAACTTGGTTTTGGTATCGTACTATTCATTGTAGCTTGTGCTTTCCCATATGTTGTTTTAAATGCACTGCTCTAAATAATAGATATCTCACCAGAATGTAGGCTAGTTCCTACCAATACTTTTTTTATACCCAATCTTTCCAGTTCATCAATAGATTCCTTATTTAATCCACCACCAATTATCAGACAGTCTTTTAAATCTTTAAATTCATCTAATAATTCTTTATTATAACCGTTATTGGTTCCGACACTGCTGATATCTAAAAGAATTATCTGAGAAGCACCAATATCAACCAATACCTCTTTAAATTCTTTAAGAGTCAAGTCAAGATTTTTACAAAACAGTTCATTATCCTTCACATCAACGCTTATGATAATTCTTTCCTTAGGATATTTCTCAAAAATTTCATATAGCTCATCCAAACTTTCCAATGTTTCAGTTGGAACAATAAGTTTAAATGCATAATCCAAAAAGAATGAAAAGCCTTCAGCATTTTTTACTCCTGCATCCAATATTACAGGAATAATAGTGTTTACCATTTTGATGTCATTAATATTATGGCCGTTGCTTTCGATTAAATCCAAATCCGCAATATATAATTCATCAGCCCCATTTAATTTTAATCCCTGAGCAATTTCTACAGGATTGGCTGATGGTGCAAATACTGTTTGCAATGGTTGATATGTATCCCTTAAACCAGATTTGCCGCTTACTGCCTGACCATCTTTTAAATCTAAAACTGGTATTTTTTTAATCAAATTATCACCTTAATTATAGTATTTAATTAAGGGAGTATTTAAGATTTTTAAAAAAAAGTAAAAAACAATAGGAGGAAAATTGAGCTAATGAAAAACTTAGCCCAATTTTGAAAATAATAAATAATGATCAATTTAGGGAGAGTATAAAAAATATGATTTTTAACCCTTGTTTATTATCTTTAATATCATAGTATATAAAATTACCTATAATTTATAAAAATTAAATTATACTTGAATAAATTAATGTAAATATAAATAATAATTATATGAGATAA containing:
- a CDS encoding HisA/HisF family protein, translated to MIKKIPVLDLKDGQAVSGKSGLRDTYQPLQTVFAPSANPVEIAQGLKLNGADELYIADLDLIESNGHNINDIKMVNTIIPVILDAGVKNAEGFSFFLDYAFKLIVPTETLESLDELYEIFEKYPKERIIISVDVKDNELFCKNLDLTLKEFKEVLVDIGASQIILLDISSVGTNNGYNKELLDEFKDLKDCLIIGGGLNKESIDELERLGIKKVLVGTSLHSGEISII
- a CDS encoding cation diffusion facilitator family transporter; translated protein: MRIDTHHHHKKASDNLAFVFLLNLTFNIIVIIGGLATNSMAILADCIHDMSDTFSMAIAWILEHVAQKGATDKFSYGYQRFSILGAVITSTFVIVMAFFILSEAIPRLFSPEGVDAEGMLIIGIIGLVFKTISVWRLHGGETFNEKAIFYHLLGDIFEWVAILILSVILIFWQDISYLDPFVSIAIAVWLIFNLGRTLYKSLEVLLQKTPDNFDVEEFKQQILEIDGVNALDDFHIWSLDGIDSVMTVKVDVDFGKNVENIKKEIYDISNKYHVVDITIELD
- a CDS encoding PfkB family carbohydrate kinase, with translation MTLVVIGPVTNDLVIIGEEKSNMVGGATYFQSFVFEEFFNDYMAFVNCCDESLIGDFPDISKVHLIKKDNTHYFINEYPFEDNLDIRNQLSNFAQIPILPNDLEDILPEKIDAFVLNPLNRFDFPSETIEYLKGFHVPIFLSVQGFLRVPDVEVNGNYTIKLDVFDDLNNILSNADLIFLDESEKNIIGDNIDVDEIVITNGSNGSRIIGEDEIRIKAVKCENLVDTTGCGDTYMAAYISQRLKSKSIMQSGDFASRIASEKIKKIGHY